In a single window of the Planctomycetota bacterium genome:
- a CDS encoding sulfide/dihydroorotate dehydrogenase-like FAD/NAD-binding protein produces the protein MNEILRKERYSDAVFMMAIDTPLIARKAKAGQFVIIRATEEGERIPLTIADFDREKGELVIVVQEIGKSTKMLGTMEPGEKILDITGPLGVPTHIAKVGTVCCVGGGVGIAAVHPVARAFKEAGNRVISIIGARNRSLLFWENEMRAASSELIVTTDDGSYAAKGFVTDRLNELVRAGTKIDEVFAVGPTVMMRAVAEATRPHQIKTTVSLNPIMVDGTGMCGGCRVLVGGKAKFACVHGPDFDAHEVDFGNLLSRQRQYLDQEKLAVETGRRV, from the coding sequence GTGAATGAGATTCTGCGCAAGGAACGCTACTCCGACGCGGTGTTCATGATGGCGATTGACACGCCGCTGATCGCCCGCAAGGCGAAGGCGGGGCAGTTCGTCATCATTCGGGCGACTGAGGAGGGGGAACGAATCCCTCTGACCATCGCCGACTTCGACCGCGAGAAGGGCGAGCTCGTCATCGTGGTGCAGGAGATCGGCAAGTCCACCAAGATGCTGGGCACGATGGAGCCGGGGGAGAAGATTCTCGACATCACCGGCCCGTTGGGCGTGCCCACGCACATCGCCAAAGTGGGCACCGTGTGCTGCGTGGGCGGCGGCGTGGGCATCGCGGCCGTGCACCCCGTGGCCCGGGCCTTCAAGGAGGCCGGCAACCGCGTCATCTCGATCATCGGCGCACGCAACCGGTCGCTGCTCTTCTGGGAGAACGAGATGCGGGCCGCGAGCAGCGAGCTGATCGTCACCACCGACGACGGGTCGTACGCCGCCAAGGGCTTCGTCACCGACCGGCTGAATGAGCTGGTGAGGGCCGGCACGAAGATTGACGAGGTGTTCGCCGTGGGCCCCACCGTGATGATGCGCGCCGTGGCCGAGGCCACGCGGCCCCACCAGATCAAGACCACCGTGAGCCTCAACCCGATCATGGTGGACGGCACGGGCATGTGCGGCGGCTGCCGCGTGCTCGTGGGCGGCAAGGCCAAGTTCGCCTGCGTGCACGGCCCCGATTTCGATGCTCACGAGGTGGACTTCGGCAACCTGCTCTCGCGCCAGCGGCAGTACCTCGACCAGGAGAAGCTGGCCGTGGAGACCGGGCGGCGCGTGTGA
- a CDS encoding thiamine pyrophosphate-dependent dehydrogenase E1 component subunit alpha, with product MPNDELAYLRLMKLIRAFEERVDRLFVEARIHGTTHLCIGQEAVPVGACAAVRPTDLASGSHRGHGLALAKGLDVKRLMAELLGRRDGYCQGKGGTQHVASLEHGFLGTNGITGGGIPVATGAALAAKLRRTGQVVLSFFGDGASNQGTFHESLNMAAVWRLPIVYVCENNLYAMSTPLHEATAVERIAARAAAYGMPGETVDGNDVLEVREAVRRAAERARAGGGPTLLECTTYRHVGHSKSDEREYRTREEEQCWLALDPILRSERRLEGQGALSAEALGAMNADVAAELDAAVAFAEASPPLDPRLAAEGVYAE from the coding sequence GTGCCGAACGATGAGCTCGCATACCTGCGCCTGATGAAGCTCATCCGCGCCTTCGAGGAGCGGGTGGACCGCCTGTTCGTGGAGGCGCGCATCCACGGCACCACGCACCTGTGCATCGGGCAGGAGGCGGTGCCCGTGGGCGCCTGCGCCGCCGTGCGGCCCACCGACCTGGCCAGCGGCAGCCACCGCGGCCACGGCCTCGCCCTGGCCAAAGGTCTCGATGTGAAGCGCCTGATGGCCGAGCTGCTCGGCCGCCGGGACGGCTACTGCCAGGGCAAGGGCGGCACCCAGCACGTGGCCAGCCTCGAGCACGGCTTCCTCGGCACCAACGGCATCACGGGCGGCGGCATCCCCGTCGCCACGGGCGCCGCGCTCGCGGCCAAGCTGCGGCGCACGGGACAGGTCGTGCTCTCGTTCTTCGGCGACGGGGCCTCGAACCAGGGCACGTTCCACGAATCGCTCAACATGGCCGCCGTGTGGCGTCTGCCCATCGTCTACGTGTGCGAGAACAACCTCTACGCGATGTCCACGCCCCTCCACGAGGCCACCGCGGTCGAACGCATCGCCGCGCGGGCCGCCGCCTATGGCATGCCGGGCGAGACGGTGGACGGCAACGACGTGCTCGAGGTGCGCGAGGCGGTGCGCCGCGCCGCCGAGCGGGCGCGCGCGGGCGGCGGCCCCACGCTGCTCGAGTGCACCACGTACCGCCACGTCGGCCACTCGAAGAGCGACGAGCGCGAGTACCGCACCCGCGAAGAGGAGCAGTGCTGGCTCGCCCTCGACCCGATCCTGCGCTCCGAGCGGCGCCTCGAGGGGCAGGGCGCGTTGTCGGCCGAGGCCCTGGGGGCGATGAACGCGGACGTGGCGGCGGAACTGGACGCGGCCGTGGCCTTCGCCGAGGCCAGCCCGCCCCTCGATCCCCGCCTGGCCGCTGAGGGCGTCTACGCCGAGTGA
- a CDS encoding alpha-ketoacid dehydrogenase subunit beta — MTYSQAIRAALVEEMERDERVILLGEDIALYGGAFRVTRDLAKRFGPERVLNTPISENSFVGVAVGAALVGLRPVVEIMFMDFIALAMDQIVNHAAKFHYLYGGQARVPMVVRAPAGAGRGYGASHSQSLEAWFVHTPGLKVVAPSTPRDAHGLLKAAIRDDNPVVFVENKLLYGAKGDVPDPAEVLPLGQAAVVREGEDVTLVAYSRMTGLALEAAARLEEHGMRCEVLDLRTLAPLDEAALLASVAKTRRAVIVEEDTRRGGVGAEVAAVIAEGGFGHLDSPVRRVACADAPIPCSPTLEQALLPSVEKIVAAVESLI; from the coding sequence ATGACCTACTCCCAGGCGATTCGGGCCGCGCTCGTCGAGGAGATGGAGCGCGACGAGCGGGTGATCCTGCTCGGCGAAGACATCGCGCTCTACGGCGGCGCGTTCCGCGTGACGCGCGACCTCGCGAAGCGCTTCGGCCCCGAGCGGGTGCTCAACACGCCGATCTCCGAGAACAGCTTCGTGGGGGTGGCCGTGGGCGCCGCGCTGGTGGGGCTGCGGCCGGTCGTGGAGATCATGTTCATGGACTTCATCGCCCTGGCGATGGACCAGATCGTGAACCACGCGGCGAAGTTCCACTACCTCTACGGCGGGCAGGCGCGGGTGCCGATGGTGGTGCGCGCCCCCGCCGGGGCGGGCCGCGGCTACGGGGCCAGCCACTCGCAGAGCCTCGAGGCCTGGTTCGTCCACACCCCGGGGCTCAAGGTCGTCGCACCGTCCACCCCGCGCGACGCGCACGGCCTGCTCAAGGCGGCGATCCGCGACGACAATCCCGTGGTGTTCGTCGAGAACAAGCTCCTCTACGGCGCCAAGGGCGACGTGCCCGACCCCGCCGAGGTCCTGCCGCTGGGCCAGGCGGCCGTGGTGCGCGAAGGCGAGGACGTGACGCTGGTGGCCTACTCGCGGATGACGGGGCTGGCCCTCGAGGCCGCCGCGCGCCTGGAGGAGCACGGGATGCGCTGCGAGGTGCTGGACCTCCGCACGCTGGCCCCGCTGGACGAGGCGGCCCTGCTGGCCTCTGTCGCCAAGACGCGCCGGGCGGTGATTGTCGAGGAAGACACCCGCCGCGGCGGCGTGGGGGCCGAGGTGGCCGCCGTCATCGCCGAGGGCGGTTTCGGCCATCTCGATTCGCCCGTGCGCCGCGTGGCGTGCGCCGATGCCCCCATCCCGTGCAGCCCGACGCTCGAGCAGGCGCTCCTGCCGTCGGTCGAGAAAATCGTGGCCGCCGTGGAGAGCCTGATCTGA
- a CDS encoding 2-oxo acid dehydrogenase subunit E2, which translates to MVTKVIMPKLAANIEEATIGQWFKQEGEPVAAGEPLFEAITDKAAVEVKAEAAGVLRRIVARENSVVPVGQVIALVGGADEPLPEVEAPRAAPRPAATAVKASFGARRLAKELGVDLAALTPSRPDGRITEDDVRQAAAQTRGPAIRERLPLSPLKRAVDSHLARIAREVVAAFVSLDVRFDAVQRALPGLSRQAGRPVLARDVILHEAARLLPAHPLLNACYSDDAILVYQPVNIGLAFDIERDNTVLVPVIRDADRKPLAELAREAAALAEHARGHHLDLGEQRDATFTIADQSALGIGSFVPILNERQSAILAVSSVRQAAVADGQGIVAAPVANLAVAFDHRVLNATAAARFLHALKDALEGLSAPADSC; encoded by the coding sequence ATGGTAACCAAGGTCATCATGCCCAAACTGGCCGCCAACATCGAGGAGGCCACCATCGGCCAGTGGTTTAAGCAGGAGGGCGAGCCGGTGGCGGCCGGCGAGCCGCTCTTCGAGGCCATCACCGACAAGGCCGCCGTCGAGGTCAAGGCCGAAGCGGCCGGCGTGCTCCGCCGCATCGTGGCCCGCGAGAACAGCGTGGTGCCGGTCGGCCAGGTGATCGCGCTCGTGGGCGGCGCCGACGAGCCGCTGCCCGAGGTCGAGGCCCCGCGCGCCGCGCCCAGGCCCGCGGCGACCGCCGTCAAGGCCTCCTTCGGCGCGCGGCGCCTGGCCAAGGAGCTGGGCGTGGACCTCGCGGCCCTCACGCCCTCGCGGCCCGACGGCCGCATCACCGAGGACGACGTGCGGCAGGCCGCGGCCCAGACCCGGGGGCCGGCCATCCGCGAGCGCCTCCCGCTCAGCCCCCTCAAGCGCGCCGTGGACAGCCACCTCGCCCGCATCGCGCGCGAGGTGGTGGCCGCGTTCGTAAGCCTCGACGTGCGGTTCGACGCCGTGCAACGGGCCCTGCCCGGCCTCAGCCGCCAGGCGGGGCGGCCCGTGCTGGCGCGCGACGTGATCCTCCACGAGGCCGCCCGCCTGCTGCCGGCGCACCCCCTGCTCAACGCCTGCTACAGCGACGATGCCATTCTCGTCTACCAGCCCGTCAACATCGGCCTGGCCTTCGACATCGAGCGCGACAACACCGTGCTGGTGCCCGTGATCCGCGATGCCGATCGCAAGCCCCTCGCCGAGCTCGCGCGCGAGGCCGCCGCGCTGGCCGAGCACGCGCGCGGCCACCACCTCGACCTGGGCGAACAGCGGGACGCCACGTTCACCATCGCCGACCAGAGCGCGCTGGGCATCGGCAGCTTCGTGCCGATCCTCAACGAGCGCCAGAGCGCCATCCTGGCCGTCAGCTCGGTCCGCCAGGCGGCCGTGGCGGACGGGCAGGGGATCGTCGCCGCGCCCGTGGCGAACCTCGCCGTGGCCTTCGACCACCGCGTGCTGAACGCCACCGCAGCCGCACGCTTCCTCCACGCCCTCAAGGACGCCCTCGAAGGACTCTCCGCCCCCGCGGACTCCTGCTGA